A window of Maioricimonas rarisocia genomic DNA:
CTGGCGGGTGTTCTGCCGCAAGGACAACGAAGCATCTGTCCGCTCGGCCCTGGAACGATAATCGGACACTGGCTGCCGGTCCGGAGAACGCCGACAGCTGCTGAAGGGATCGAAGCATGCCTCCCGCGTCGCGGATCACCGACATGCACGTGTGCCCCATGGTCACGCCCGGCGTGCCTCCCATTCCCCATGTGGGTGGCCCGCAGGTGCTGGGGGCTCCGACGGTCCTGATGTGTTACCTGCCTGCCGGCACGATCACGTCGCAGGAAGTGTGCGTCGGACCTCCGGACGTCGACCTGAGATGCTCGGCGACGGTGCTGATCTGCAACAAACCGGCGGACCGCCTGGGAGACAACAGCAGCCACGGAGGAGCGTTGGTGCTGGGTGCGCCGACGATTA
This region includes:
- a CDS encoding PAAR domain-containing protein, encoding MPPASRITDMHVCPMVTPGVPPIPHVGGPQVLGAPTVLMCYLPAGTITSQEVCVGPPDVDLRCSATVLICNKPADRLGDNSSHGGALVLGAPTIMIGG